The following are encoded together in the uncultured Methanobrevibacter sp. genome:
- a CDS encoding coenzyme F420-0:L-glutamate ligase, which translates to MRCVGTVVRGIRTPIIKKDDDLATIVVDSLMAAKESEGFEFRDKDVVAITEAVVGISEGNYVTVDDVAADLVKKFPSKKIGVVNPILSRNRFSIVLKGIARGMDKITLLTSFPSDEVGNGILDEEILEESKYNLASVISESEYEETFGSWIHPFTGINMIDFYRELIESEDCEVEFVFSNDVKTILDYTNDVLSCDIHTREKTTKLLKSLGANVYGMHQVLTEPVGDSGFNPEYGLLGSNKATEEKLKLFPKTGDELVNEVQKRLIELTGKQIEVMVYGDGAFKDPVGKIWELADPVVSPAHTSGLIGTPNEIKLKYVSDNKFADLKGDELKEAIKEEIRTKDKDLTGQMITEGTTPRRLTDLIGSLCDLTSGSGDKGTPVVFIQGYFDNLAND; encoded by the coding sequence ATGAGATGTGTTGGTACTGTAGTACGTGGAATAAGAACACCAATTATTAAAAAAGACGATGATTTAGCAACCATAGTTGTAGATTCACTTATGGCTGCAAAGGAAAGCGAAGGATTTGAATTCAGAGACAAGGACGTTGTTGCAATAACCGAAGCTGTTGTTGGAATTTCAGAAGGAAATTACGTAACTGTAGACGATGTCGCTGCAGATTTAGTGAAAAAATTCCCATCCAAAAAAATCGGTGTAGTCAATCCGATTTTAAGCAGGAACAGATTTTCTATTGTACTTAAAGGTATTGCAAGAGGAATGGACAAGATTACTCTTTTAACCTCATTTCCATCAGATGAAGTTGGAAACGGTATTTTAGATGAAGAGATTTTAGAAGAAAGTAAATACAATCTTGCAAGCGTTATTTCCGAAAGCGAATACGAAGAAACTTTCGGTTCATGGATACATCCGTTTACCGGAATCAACATGATTGATTTTTACCGTGAACTTATTGAAAGCGAAGACTGTGAAGTTGAATTCGTATTTTCAAACGATGTCAAAACAATTCTCGATTACACCAATGATGTTTTAAGCTGTGACATTCACACAAGAGAAAAAACCACAAAACTGCTCAAAAGCCTTGGAGCAAACGTATACGGAATGCACCAGGTCTTAACTGAACCTGTTGGAGATTCAGGATTCAACCCTGAATACGGACTTCTCGGTTCAAACAAGGCAACCGAAGAAAAACTCAAACTCTTCCCGAAAACAGGCGATGAGCTCGTAAACGAAGTTCAAAAAAGACTGATTGAGCTTACCGGCAAACAGATTGAAGTTATGGTTTACGGTGACGGAGCATTCAAGGACCCTGTCGGAAAAATCTGGGAACTGGCAGATCCGGTAGTATCCCCTGCACACACATCAGGACTAATCGGAACACCTAATGAAATCAAACTCAAATATGTTTCAGACAACAAATTTGCTGATTTGAAAGGCGATGAGCTTAAAGAAGCAATCAAAGAGGAAATCAGAACCAAAGACAAGGACCTTACCGGCCAGATGATTACAGAAGGAACTACACCTAGAAGACTGACTGATTTAATCGGTTCACTTTGTGATCTTACAAGCGGTTCCGGTGATAAGGGAACACCTGTCGTATTCATTCAGGGATACTTTGATAATTTAGCAAATGACTAA
- a CDS encoding nitroreductase family protein — protein sequence MEFMDVLLKRRSTRKFNDEKITKEELDSVLRAGLLAPSSMNRKPINLMVVERKETLKELSQAKDHGAELLADADKAIVVLADTMISDTWCEDSSIVLTYLHLMATDLNLASCWVQIHMRKKDGVYAEEVVRDILKIDDHYRIAGIMALGHSDDIPQPHSPDDIDKNKIHFLV from the coding sequence ATGGAATTTATGGATGTATTACTAAAAAGAAGGTCAACCAGAAAATTCAATGATGAAAAAATCACCAAAGAAGAACTTGATTCAGTTTTGCGCGCAGGACTGCTGGCGCCGTCAAGCATGAACAGAAAACCGATTAATCTTATGGTTGTTGAAAGGAAAGAAACTTTAAAAGAACTTTCCCAGGCAAAAGACCATGGGGCTGAACTTCTTGCAGATGCCGATAAGGCAATTGTGGTTCTTGCAGATACAATGATAAGCGATACCTGGTGTGAGGATTCATCAATTGTTCTGACATACCTGCATTTAATGGCAACCGATTTGAATCTGGCAAGCTGCTGGGTGCAGATACACATGAGAAAGAAAGATGGTGTATATGCGGAGGAAGTTGTAAGGGATATTTTAAAAATTGATGATCATTACAGGATTGCAGGAATTATGGCTCTTGGCCATTCAGATGATATTCCGCAACCTCACAGTCCGGATGACATTGATAAAAACAAGATTCATTTTTTAGTTTAG
- a CDS encoding restriction endonuclease subunit S, with translation MKKVKLAQIAEISTGLSYRRYLDDEGKEFDVILQRSIKKDGIIEDFEKVRMNPKYIKPHHITRPGDILMKMPYPYDVVCVKEKGLVVSDRIAIIRLDKFNHPPFIAHLLTNAHVQKQLYELASAERIAHASLTQIKELELVLPDLITQKKYAELLDTINEKIIEDLKVVEYDRRLKEGILNELWGEMP, from the coding sequence ATGAAAAAAGTCAAATTAGCACAAATTGCTGAAATCTCAACAGGCCTTTCATACAGAAGATATCTGGATGATGAAGGTAAGGAATTTGATGTAATACTTCAGAGATCAATAAAAAAAGACGGAATAATTGAAGATTTCGAAAAAGTCAGAATGAATCCCAAATACATTAAACCACACCATATCACCAGACCTGGAGACATTCTGATGAAAATGCCATATCCCTATGATGTAGTCTGCGTAAAGGAAAAAGGACTGGTTGTAAGTGACAGGATAGCTATCATACGCCTCGACAAGTTTAACCATCCACCATTCATAGCTCACCTGCTCACCAACGCCCATGTTCAAAAGCAGCTTTATGAGCTTGCAAGTGCCGAAAGGATTGCTCATGCATCTCTCACACAAATCAAAGAGCTTGAGCTTGTCCTTCCAGACCTAATAACACAGAAAAAGTATGCAGAACTCCTTGATACTATAAACGAAAAGATCATCGAGGATTTGAAAGTAGTCGAATATGACCGAAGACTTAAAGAGGGAATACTCAACGAACTATGGGGTGAAATGCCATGA
- a CDS encoding phosphotransferase, translating to MKNAIILAAGKSNKFAPFTYEKPKGLFIVRNEVLIERQIEQLIEAGIKDIYIIVGYMKEKFFYLEQKYPQVSLIVNNTFGRYGNLYSLFSARQYLSDTFICCADHYFLENPFLDGNDDNISYRTCAYLEGNFREFSVDYSNSDIITGCYIGGRDKMAMIGPAYFNKSFSEEFRKLMEDEINNFGVANMYWEEFYASHIRDLTLTLKQVDPSKLLEFDDIDDLRQFDSDFLLNVDSEIITNICDTLDAHPNEIKDIEIVQAGLTNVSFKFSIKDTPYIYRHPGGTADNLIDRTSELYVQRMAKEIGIDESVIYMDESGWKLSYYVQGIVECDFIKNSDQLEKAMEYIHKTHEIPITDDVKVFDDVAEGKKLMKIASATKGNLFREFEDIIEKVNVLDGLVKAEQEKYGIEPVISHNDVYEPNYIANEDKQLYLIDWEYAGINDPLNDIACIIARYDYSEEIREMFLEAYFGRELTEAEHRHARAQAVLCAFYWFCWGLYKGSVGDDDGFFFMPSYRYLSTHIDEALESYEVIK from the coding sequence ATGAAAAATGCTATTATACTTGCGGCAGGCAAATCAAACAAGTTTGCCCCATTTACCTATGAAAAGCCCAAAGGACTTTTTATAGTCAGAAACGAGGTTTTAATCGAAAGACAAATCGAACAGCTCATTGAAGCGGGAATTAAAGATATCTATATCATTGTAGGATACATGAAGGAAAAGTTCTTCTACCTTGAGCAGAAATATCCTCAGGTCAGCCTTATTGTAAACAACACATTCGGAAGATACGGAAATCTCTACTCACTTTTCTCCGCACGCCAGTACCTTTCAGACACTTTCATATGCTGTGCTGATCACTACTTTTTGGAAAACCCCTTTCTTGACGGCAACGATGACAACATATCATACCGTACCTGCGCATATCTTGAAGGAAATTTCAGGGAGTTTTCAGTAGACTATTCAAATTCAGACATTATCACCGGATGCTACATCGGAGGCCGGGACAAGATGGCGATGATCGGACCGGCATACTTTAACAAAAGCTTTTCTGAAGAATTTAGAAAGCTGATGGAGGATGAGATAAACAACTTCGGCGTTGCAAACATGTACTGGGAGGAGTTCTATGCCTCACACATCAGGGATCTGACACTGACTTTAAAGCAGGTTGATCCCTCAAAGCTTCTGGAGTTTGATGATATTGACGATTTAAGGCAGTTTGACTCCGATTTTCTTTTGAATGTGGACTCTGAAATCATCACTAACATCTGCGATACTTTAGATGCCCATCCGAATGAAATAAAAGATATTGAAATCGTACAGGCGGGCCTTACAAACGTATCTTTCAAGTTCTCAATAAAGGACACTCCATACATCTACAGACACCCTGGAGGAACCGCTGACAATCTCATTGACAGGACCTCGGAGCTTTATGTTCAGAGAATGGCAAAAGAAATTGGAATTGATGAGTCAGTAATATATATGGATGAGTCAGGCTGGAAGCTTTCATACTACGTTCAGGGCATTGTCGAGTGCGATTTTATAAAAAACTCAGATCAGCTTGAAAAAGCAATGGAATACATTCACAAAACCCATGAAATTCCGATAACTGATGATGTTAAAGTTTTTGACGATGTGGCTGAAGGTAAAAAGCTCATGAAAATAGCATCAGCAACAAAAGGAAATCTCTTCAGGGAATTTGAAGATATCATCGAAAAAGTCAATGTCCTTGACGGACTCGTCAAGGCAGAACAGGAAAAATACGGAATTGAACCTGTAATTTCACATAATGACGTTTATGAGCCTAACTACATTGCAAATGAAGATAAGCAATTATACCTAATCGACTGGGAATATGCTGGCATAAACGATCCGTTAAATGACATTGCATGCATTATCGCAAGATATGACTACTCGGAAGAGATAAGGGAGATGTTTTTAGAGGCATATTTCGGCCGTGAACTCACTGAAGCCGAACATCGCCATGCAAGAGCCCAGGCAGTTCTGTGTGCATTCTACTGGTTCTGCTGGGGACTTTACAAGGGAAGCGTAGGGGACGATGACGGATTTTTCTTCATGCCGTCCTACAGATATCTCTCAACACACATTGACGAAGCCCTTGAAAGCTATGAGGTGATAAAATGA
- a CDS encoding CDP-glycerol glycerophosphotransferase family protein, whose protein sequence is MDFKISVVMAVYNKEKYVAQAIESIISQTLDFEKNIQLILVNDKSSDNTRDVLEKYQAKYPQNIILINNEKNMGSAYSRNRGLKYVEGKYVNFLDSDDYMSKDAFKTACEFLDKYHEVNIASIPIVYVGVKRGDHNLNFKYQKDQIVNVITDPAYIQLSGASAFFRFDKLKNYHFNENLRVSEDALMINQMLMENPLLGFLSKPTYYYRKDGTQNSLITSSASTRSYFTTRIDEYFLNLIDCAKEKLGNVPKFIQYVLMYDLQWIVEIRKIDTLLSDEEMKTLFEKILEILSYIDEDVIFNQRSIPAALKAHVISMKRHGWDYLNDKRNAVDNFKLNSVFIDNFFFLNENEIEIQGILTDFTQGTEITAVVDGEEIPVTEILYPQRDNYSLNFNYGFNHCFKVTVPYKEGTEISFKSQNTDLSISYNQTSRLNDVSGYKLSKNSIAIASEDKIIVKAKSLASAFVLELKTIRRMFSTRSQGWVTGVFLRFLNIAAYPFLRNRRIWLFMDLPNAAGDNGLELFRYVNSTDSKVKSYFVLDSAPEEDYDYYVGSRMHKIRRLFGFNKKSEQFLEIEKIGNVLAYRSIKHRLFALFSEFIITSHPDNTIIYPFWGNYPHLSGLMKSKTVFLQHGVTKDTVSEWLNQFDKPLAMLVTVSDREKESFKDPTYGYSQDIVKTLGFPRFDRLEDNNKREIVIMPSWRRQLDQLSASDFVKTNFYKLFNQLITDEELINYVEEHGYKLVFKPHRNLHKFITAFTNHPDVKFDLDLSNYSDTFSNSSLIVTDYSSIAFDFAYLKKPLIYYQFDNNYHFDVEKAYFSYEDDGFGPVAKSHDELKRHIFEIIDRGCEMDGVYLKRVDEFFKYIDKNNSRRVYEEILRLDNYY, encoded by the coding sequence TTGGATTTTAAAATTTCTGTTGTCATGGCTGTTTACAACAAAGAGAAGTATGTAGCTCAGGCAATAGAATCAATCATCAGCCAAACTTTGGATTTTGAAAAAAACATCCAGCTGATTTTAGTAAACGATAAAAGCAGCGACAACACCAGGGATGTTTTAGAAAAATACCAGGCGAAGTATCCTCAAAACATCATTCTCATAAACAATGAAAAGAACATGGGTTCGGCCTATTCCAGAAACCGTGGCCTTAAATACGTTGAAGGAAAATATGTCAACTTCCTTGACAGTGACGATTACATGTCAAAGGACGCATTCAAGACTGCATGTGAGTTTCTGGACAAATATCATGAAGTAAACATCGCATCCATTCCGATTGTCTATGTTGGAGTCAAAAGAGGAGACCATAACCTTAACTTCAAATACCAAAAGGACCAGATTGTAAACGTAATAACTGACCCTGCCTATATACAGCTTTCAGGAGCTTCAGCCTTTTTCCGCTTTGACAAACTTAAGAATTACCATTTCAACGAGAATTTAAGAGTTTCAGAAGACGCCCTAATGATAAATCAGATGCTTATGGAAAATCCACTTTTAGGATTTCTCTCAAAGCCTACATATTACTACAGAAAGGACGGAACCCAGAATTCTCTTATAACCTCATCAGCAAGTACCAGGTCCTATTTTACAACACGTATTGATGAATATTTTCTCAATCTTATAGATTGCGCCAAAGAGAAGCTCGGAAATGTTCCGAAGTTCATCCAGTATGTGCTCATGTATGACCTGCAGTGGATTGTGGAGATAAGAAAAATCGACACACTGCTTTCAGATGAGGAGATGAAAACGCTTTTTGAAAAGATTTTGGAGATTCTCTCATATATCGATGAGGACGTTATATTCAATCAGCGTTCAATTCCGGCAGCTTTAAAGGCTCATGTAATTTCAATGAAACGTCACGGATGGGACTATTTAAATGATAAGAGAAATGCAGTTGACAATTTCAAGCTGAATTCAGTATTTATAGACAACTTTTTCTTTTTAAATGAAAATGAAATCGAAATACAGGGGATTTTAACAGATTTTACTCAAGGCACTGAAATTACAGCAGTTGTTGACGGAGAGGAAATTCCAGTAACTGAGATATTGTATCCTCAGCGTGACAATTATTCCCTGAACTTCAATTACGGATTCAATCACTGCTTTAAAGTCACTGTTCCATATAAGGAGGGTACTGAAATATCATTCAAATCACAGAATACTGACTTAAGCATAAGCTATAATCAGACATCAAGGCTTAATGATGTGTCAGGATATAAGCTTTCAAAAAACAGTATTGCAATCGCTTCAGAAGATAAAATCATTGTTAAGGCCAAATCACTTGCATCCGCATTTGTACTGGAGCTTAAGACAATCAGGAGAATGTTTTCAACACGTTCTCAGGGTTGGGTTACAGGAGTATTTTTAAGATTTCTCAATATAGCCGCATATCCGTTTTTAAGAAACAGGCGCATATGGCTTTTTATGGATTTGCCGAATGCCGCAGGGGATAACGGACTGGAGCTTTTCAGATACGTAAACTCCACAGACTCCAAAGTCAAATCATATTTCGTCCTGGACAGCGCTCCCGAAGAGGACTATGATTATTATGTAGGATCTAGAATGCATAAAATCAGAAGGCTTTTCGGTTTCAATAAAAAATCAGAGCAGTTTCTTGAAATTGAAAAAATAGGCAATGTCCTAGCCTACAGGTCAATAAAGCACAGGCTCTTTGCACTTTTCAGCGAGTTTATAATCACATCTCACCCTGACAATACCATTATCTATCCGTTCTGGGGAAACTATCCTCACCTTTCAGGGCTTATGAAATCAAAGACTGTATTTCTACAGCACGGGGTTACAAAGGATACAGTTTCAGAATGGCTCAATCAATTTGACAAGCCTCTTGCAATGCTTGTAACTGTTTCAGACAGGGAAAAAGAATCTTTCAAAGATCCGACCTACGGGTATTCGCAGGATATCGTAAAGACACTGGGTTTTCCAAGATTTGACAGGCTCGAGGACAATAACAAAAGGGAAATAGTAATAATGCCTTCATGGAGGCGCCAGCTTGACCAGCTTTCAGCATCCGATTTTGTTAAAACAAACTTCTACAAGCTTTTCAATCAGCTTATCACTGATGAAGAGCTTATAAATTATGTTGAAGAGCACGGATATAAACTGGTTTTCAAGCCTCACAGGAATCTTCATAAATTCATAACTGCATTTACAAATCATCCTGACGTCAAATTCGATTTGGACCTTTCAAACTACAGCGATACCTTCAGCAATTCTTCACTTATCGTAACGGACTACTCCTCAATCGCTTTTGACTTTGCATATCTCAAAAAGCCTCTCATATACTACCAGTTCGACAACAACTACCACTTTGATGTTGAAAAAGCATATTTCAGCTATGAAGATGACGGATTCGGACCTGTCGCCAAAAGCCACGATGAGCTTAAACGTCATATCTTTGAGATAATTGACAGGGGATGTGAGATGGATGGGGTTTATCTTAAACGGGTAGATGAATTCTTTAAATACATTGACAAAAACAATTCCAGAAGGGTTTATGAAGAGATTCTCAGACTTGACAACTATTATTAA
- a CDS encoding sodium:alanine symporter family protein gives MLDIVFILNTIDDFMYFPLLIIVMAAAGLYFTARTRGVQIRMLFESIRLLLEPSGDSDSVSSLQAMLVSTASRVGTGNIIGVSTAICLGGPGACFWMWLMCIIGASSAFIESTLAQIYKRKDENGQFYGGPAYYIEHGLNKPKIAALFCIFLIATYAVGFNLLCSYNLQSTFMDYAFYNANTTPIIIGAILAILTGYCLLGGGKRIVKVTGTIVPVMGIIYVAIAAIIILINYANIPSMIMIIFQDAFDFQSIAGGFVGSCLVYGIKRGLFSNEAGVGSAPNASASASVSHPAKQGLVQTLSVYIDTLLICSATALMCLSTGVARDAAVSGAPYVQNALSTVMGTAGPVYITVAMVLFAFTTLLGNLFYVDNALAFLNKKQKPSKRFMRIFYLAATVIIFVGAIIPMDAAWAMADITMGLMTLINLPTCAIMGKTAIDCLKDYEIQKKSGKNPVFKASSIGLDEEKLDWWK, from the coding sequence ATGCTGGATATTGTTTTTATTTTAAATACGATTGATGACTTTATGTACTTTCCGCTACTGATTATTGTAATGGCTGCAGCAGGCCTTTATTTTACCGCACGTACAAGAGGCGTGCAGATTCGAATGCTTTTTGAGTCAATAAGACTTCTTTTAGAACCTTCAGGCGACAGCGATTCCGTATCTTCCCTGCAGGCAATGCTTGTATCAACCGCTTCACGGGTAGGTACCGGAAATATCATCGGTGTTTCAACAGCAATATGTCTCGGAGGACCAGGGGCGTGCTTCTGGATGTGGCTTATGTGTATCATAGGAGCGTCCTCAGCGTTCATTGAAAGTACTTTAGCACAAATTTACAAAAGAAAAGATGAAAACGGACAGTTCTACGGAGGTCCGGCATACTATATCGAACATGGTTTGAACAAACCTAAAATTGCTGCTCTTTTTTGTATTTTCCTGATTGCAACCTACGCAGTCGGATTCAACCTGTTATGTTCATACAATCTTCAGTCAACATTTATGGACTATGCATTTTACAATGCCAACACCACCCCAATCATTATCGGCGCAATACTTGCAATACTGACCGGATACTGCCTTTTAGGCGGCGGCAAAAGAATCGTTAAGGTTACAGGTACAATCGTTCCTGTAATGGGAATAATCTATGTTGCAATCGCTGCTATAATCATTCTAATCAATTATGCAAACATTCCTTCAATGATTATGATCATATTCCAGGATGCCTTTGATTTCCAGTCAATCGCCGGAGGATTTGTAGGGTCATGTCTCGTATACGGAATTAAAAGAGGACTCTTTTCAAATGAAGCTGGCGTAGGTTCAGCTCCAAACGCATCAGCATCAGCAAGCGTTTCACACCCTGCAAAACAGGGACTTGTACAGACTTTATCAGTTTATATTGATACACTTCTCATATGTTCAGCTACCGCACTAATGTGTCTTTCAACAGGAGTTGCAAGAGATGCCGCAGTTTCAGGTGCACCGTATGTGCAGAATGCGCTTTCAACAGTTATGGGAACTGCAGGACCGGTTTACATTACCGTTGCAATGGTTCTTTTTGCATTCACAACACTTCTTGGAAACCTTTTCTATGTGGACAACGCCCTGGCATTTCTCAACAAAAAACAAAAACCATCAAAAAGATTCATGAGAATATTTTACCTGGCGGCTACCGTAATCATATTTGTGGGAGCGATAATCCCAATGGATGCTGCATGGGCGATGGCAGACATTACAATGGGCCTTATGACACTTATCAACCTTCCAACATGTGCGATTATGGGTAAAACCGCAATTGACTGTCTGAAGGATTATGAAATTCAAAAGAAATCTGGAAAAAATCCCGTGTTTAAGGCAAGCTCAATAGGGCTTGACGAGGAAAAACTTGACTGGTGGAAATGA
- a CDS encoding IspD/TarI family cytidylyltransferase, translating to MNIPIILAGGVGSRVGADRPKQFIEVFEKPILVYTIEAFQNHPEIDAIEVVCIKSHIDYLKELIDEYSLTKVKWICEGGEDFQHSVINGVNNLKGKINDDDIVLVHYGASPFISDEIISDAIRVCKEKGNSVPAMPSPILMGTNDGDKSTKWVDRDKVLMLTSPQCFNFAYVCQLYEEAIEKDLIDKVEPHTTTLMYEMGREIYPSKTNQTNIKITTAEDIDLFRGYVMAKKSQ from the coding sequence ATGAACATTCCAATAATACTTGCAGGAGGGGTGGGCTCAAGAGTCGGAGCAGACAGGCCAAAACAGTTTATCGAGGTTTTTGAAAAACCGATACTTGTATATACAATTGAAGCGTTTCAGAATCATCCTGAAATTGATGCAATTGAAGTGGTCTGCATAAAAAGCCATATTGATTATTTGAAGGAACTGATAGATGAGTACTCACTTACTAAGGTAAAGTGGATTTGCGAGGGAGGAGAGGACTTCCAGCACTCTGTAATCAACGGAGTCAACAACCTCAAAGGAAAAATCAATGATGATGATATCGTGCTGGTCCACTACGGTGCATCTCCGTTCATTTCAGATGAAATTATCTCAGATGCAATCAGGGTATGCAAAGAGAAGGGAAATTCTGTTCCTGCAATGCCTTCACCGATTTTGATGGGAACCAATGACGGTGATAAATCCACAAAATGGGTTGACAGGGATAAGGTGCTTATGCTTACCTCACCGCAGTGCTTTAACTTTGCATATGTCTGCCAGCTTTATGAAGAGGCAATAGAGAAAGATTTAATTGATAAGGTGGAGCCTCACACAACAACTCTGATGTATGAGATGGGAAGGGAAATCTATCCTTCAAAAACCAATCAGACCAATATCAAGATTACAACTGCTGAAGACATTGATTTATTCAGAGGTTATGTGATGGCGAAAAAGTCGCAGTAG
- the metK gene encoding methionine adenosyltransferase: MSEVYRTFTSESVTQGHPDKVADIVSDAILDAYMAQDPNSHVACETCVTTDFCMVFGEITSDADLDKDDIEKIIRDTIIEIGYDNPDLEFDGHKCEVVNRLHAQSQDINQGVDRGDEETGAGDQGMMFGFATNETESLMPFPIDLARKLTNKLTELRESGEIPYLRPDGKAQVSVNYDENGNVLSLDAVVLSTQHDESVSDDQEKLKEDIREKLFKAVIPEGLMTENTKEHINPTGKFEIGGPHGDAGLTGRKIIVDTYGGYARHGGGAFSGKDCTKVDRSACYMARYIAKNIVASGLAEKCEIQLSYAIGVAEPTSVMVDTFGTGVETTKKMEEIVRENFKLTPDGIIETLDLRHTGYKQTAKYGHFGIEGLPWEKTDKVDDLKKYIKE, from the coding sequence ATGAGTGAAGTATATAGAACTTTTACATCTGAATCCGTAACACAAGGACACCCGGATAAAGTAGCAGACATCGTTTCAGATGCAATTTTGGATGCATACATGGCACAGGACCCTAATTCACACGTAGCATGTGAAACCTGTGTAACTACCGATTTCTGTATGGTATTCGGTGAGATAACATCAGATGCAGACCTTGATAAGGATGATATTGAAAAAATCATAAGAGACACTATTATTGAAATAGGTTACGATAATCCTGATTTGGAATTCGACGGCCACAAATGTGAAGTTGTAAACAGGCTCCACGCACAGTCTCAGGACATCAACCAGGGTGTTGACAGGGGAGATGAAGAAACCGGTGCAGGAGACCAGGGTATGATGTTCGGTTTTGCAACAAACGAAACAGAATCTCTCATGCCGTTCCCGATTGATCTTGCAAGAAAACTTACAAACAAACTTACCGAGTTAAGGGAATCCGGTGAAATCCCATACCTCAGACCTGACGGTAAAGCACAGGTATCAGTCAACTATGATGAGAACGGAAACGTTTTATCACTTGATGCAGTAGTTCTTTCAACCCAGCATGACGAAAGCGTTTCAGACGACCAGGAAAAACTCAAAGAGGACATCAGAGAAAAACTCTTCAAGGCAGTTATTCCTGAAGGACTCATGACTGAAAACACCAAAGAGCACATCAATCCGACAGGTAAATTCGAAATCGGAGGACCTCATGGTGACGCAGGTCTTACCGGACGTAAGATTATTGTAGATACCTACGGAGGTTATGCAAGACACGGTGGAGGAGCATTTTCAGGAAAAGACTGTACCAAAGTGGACAGAAGCGCATGTTACATGGCAAGATATATTGCTAAAAACATTGTAGCTTCAGGGCTTGCTGAGAAATGTGAAATCCAGCTTTCATATGCAATCGGTGTAGCAGAACCTACTTCTGTAATGGTAGATACCTTTGGAACAGGTGTTGAAACCACCAAGAAAATGGAAGAAATCGTACGTGAAAACTTCAAATTGACTCCTGACGGAATTATTGAAACCCTTGACCTCAGACATACAGGATACAAACAGACTGCAAAATACGGTCACTTCGGTATTGAAGGTCTTCCATGGGAGAAAACCGACAAGGTTGACGATTTGAAAAAATATATTAAAGAATAG